One genomic segment of Candidatus Eisenbacteria bacterium includes these proteins:
- a CDS encoding carbohydrate binding family 9 domain-containing protein, with amino-acid sequence MKSLAAVLGSLLLSFLVLTILLQTGPVLATDGVEKTPHLIPRIENTISIDGALDEPAWAEALVMGVNTQVRPGDNTEAPVRTDMLLAFSDTHFYVAFRAFDPDPSQIYAHLCDHDNMWDDEWVVIGIDTYNDQRGGYEFACNPLGIQGDTASGVHGDGNSWDAIWDSAGQIFDWGYSVEMAIPFCAIRFQTEKSTQIWGVDAVRSYPRDVRYHLSLYPRDRDNNCYYCQMEKIIGFEGATPGRNIEIDPTISGIATQERENFPTGDFGDAQDDVNIGVTGRWGLTPNITAGAAINPDFSQVEADAFQLDVNQQYALYYEEKRPFFLESAGVFDNFYSRSIASPHWGAKLTGKAGANAFGALVARDEITNLIFAGSQFSRSTSLNLESTAMVASYQRDIGEQSTVNAFYNGREADHYHNRVAGVEADIWLSENTKIEIEGKRSDTRYPDELAADYDQPDGEFSDAMFATSIGNYTSGLDVYANYSISGEDFRSDLDYMPGVGYSHTEAGWGHTWRRGAGGWWNMLNFGSSYVYQENEDKSPRRRGGNFWFNYAGPKQSYGDLNGWYGRQTYLGTEFDTWNLSADAGAWPSGSVYLRGDAGYGEAMDYRNARTGRRLSLEPRIEFKMGRGLSVVLAHTFERFDIDEGRLYTANISYLRTIYQLSRRAFVRAILQYENSDETRLYSGENSESSSLATQFLVSYKINPQTVFFLGYSDGHYGDHDVKLTQAERTVFAKIGYAWVM; translated from the coding sequence CGTCGAGAAAACGCCGCATCTCATACCCCGGATCGAAAATACGATCTCAATCGACGGCGCCCTCGATGAGCCGGCCTGGGCTGAGGCCCTGGTCATGGGGGTGAATACTCAGGTGCGCCCCGGAGACAATACGGAGGCGCCGGTTCGAACCGATATGCTGCTCGCCTTCAGCGATACCCACTTCTACGTGGCCTTCAGGGCCTTTGATCCCGACCCCTCCCAGATCTACGCCCATCTCTGCGACCACGACAATATGTGGGATGACGAGTGGGTCGTCATTGGAATCGATACCTACAATGACCAGCGGGGCGGTTATGAGTTCGCCTGTAATCCCCTTGGGATTCAGGGGGACACGGCCAGCGGAGTGCACGGTGACGGCAACTCCTGGGATGCCATCTGGGACTCCGCCGGCCAGATCTTTGATTGGGGCTACAGTGTCGAGATGGCGATCCCGTTCTGTGCCATTCGTTTTCAGACAGAGAAATCGACGCAAATATGGGGTGTGGACGCTGTTCGGTCGTATCCACGGGATGTTCGCTATCACCTCAGCCTTTATCCACGGGATCGCGACAATAATTGTTATTACTGCCAGATGGAGAAGATCATCGGCTTTGAGGGGGCGACCCCGGGCAGGAATATCGAGATCGATCCGACGATTTCCGGTATCGCTACGCAGGAGCGCGAAAACTTCCCGACCGGCGATTTTGGGGATGCGCAGGATGACGTCAATATCGGTGTAACCGGACGATGGGGTCTAACGCCGAACATCACCGCCGGCGCCGCTATAAATCCCGATTTCTCGCAGGTTGAGGCGGATGCCTTTCAGCTCGATGTGAATCAGCAGTACGCCCTTTACTATGAAGAGAAACGCCCCTTCTTCCTCGAGAGCGCGGGGGTCTTTGACAATTTTTATTCACGATCGATCGCCTCTCCGCATTGGGGCGCTAAGCTGACAGGCAAAGCTGGAGCGAATGCCTTTGGAGCTCTCGTCGCACGGGATGAGATCACGAATCTCATCTTTGCGGGAAGTCAATTTTCGAGGTCCACATCTCTCAATCTGGAAAGCACTGCCATGGTGGCCAGCTACCAGCGGGATATCGGAGAGCAGTCGACGGTGAATGCTTTTTATAATGGGCGCGAGGCCGACCACTATCACAATCGTGTGGCGGGCGTCGAAGCGGATATTTGGCTGAGTGAGAACACCAAGATTGAAATTGAAGGAAAGAGATCCGATACTCGGTATCCGGATGAATTGGCCGCCGATTATGATCAGCCGGATGGCGAATTCTCCGATGCGATGTTTGCCACGAGCATCGGCAATTACACAAGTGGGTTGGATGTCTATGCCAACTACTCAATATCCGGAGAGGATTTTCGTTCTGATTTGGATTATATGCCGGGAGTGGGTTACTCACATACAGAGGCCGGATGGGGACATACCTGGCGGCGGGGGGCGGGCGGCTGGTGGAACATGCTCAATTTCGGGAGCAGCTATGTATATCAGGAAAATGAGGATAAATCCCCCCGGCGTCGTGGCGGCAACTTCTGGTTTAATTATGCTGGCCCGAAACAATCATATGGTGACCTCAATGGATGGTATGGGAGGCAGACCTACCTCGGGACGGAATTCGACACCTGGAACCTGTCGGCCGATGCCGGCGCCTGGCCCAGTGGATCGGTTTACCTCAGGGGAGATGCGGGCTATGGCGAGGCGATGGACTACCGGAATGCTCGAACGGGCCGGCGCCTAAGCCTCGAGCCCCGGATCGAGTTCAAAATGGGGCGTGGACTCTCTGTCGTTCTGGCGCACACATTTGAGCGCTTTGATATCGATGAGGGCCGGCTCTACACGGCGAATATTTCATATTTAAGGACCATCTACCAACTTAGCCGCCGCGCTTTTGTGAGGGCGATCTTGCAGTATGAAAATTCCGATGAGACCAGACTCTATTCAGGCGAAAACTCCGAATCGAGTTCACTTGCCACACAATTCCTGGTATCGTACAAAATCAATCCACAGACTGTCTTTTTCCTCGGTTATTCCGACGGGCATTATGGGGATCATGATGTCAAGTTGACGCAGGCCGAGCGGACGGTATTTGCGAAGATCGGGTATGCCTGGGTGATGTAG
- a CDS encoding C39 family peptidase, with translation MKDSKRVALLLTLALMVFVFIILAPGRGAAKFLSVPVVGQEQTNWCWAACTEAVLDYYAISAEQCDIANAACSDHSPSWCSSCVSDPDYCCNNPGHATCCNKSNCMYGAPGCLADLLATWGLGSAGYAGVLSLSTIRNDINVNCRPIIINWYWTAGGGHYIVGRGVTSDNMIYYMNPLPVGSGGYHIASYNWVVDSSDHSWEFSLRMVSGHYCPGPDVVVCEPQGGSNPNHPTTYWYDVTPTTGGRCDVHLETFDPNSNNYTNWVLPNGWFHYIFNYDGKYWICMSNPGCAHPITTTTRLQFDNPYGARWGMWVTGTSGG, from the coding sequence ATGAAGGATTCCAAAAGGGTAGCCCTGCTTCTGACCCTTGCACTGATGGTCTTCGTCTTTATAATTCTTGCCCCGGGTCGTGGAGCGGCGAAGTTTCTTTCCGTTCCTGTTGTGGGACAAGAACAAACCAATTGGTGCTGGGCCGCCTGTACGGAAGCGGTTCTTGATTACTATGCTATTTCAGCGGAGCAATGCGACATCGCCAATGCGGCCTGCAGTGATCACAGCCCGTCATGGTGCTCCTCCTGTGTCTCTGATCCCGACTATTGCTGCAACAACCCCGGTCATGCGACCTGCTGTAACAAGAGCAATTGTATGTATGGGGCTCCGGGCTGCCTGGCTGATCTCTTGGCAACCTGGGGTTTGGGATCCGCCGGATATGCCGGGGTGCTTTCACTGTCGACCATTAGAAATGACATTAATGTTAATTGCCGTCCCATTATCATTAATTGGTACTGGACGGCGGGGGGCGGGCATTACATCGTCGGGCGCGGCGTGACCAGCGACAATATGATCTATTATATGAACCCTTTGCCCGTGGGATCGGGTGGGTACCATATCGCGAGCTATAATTGGGTTGTCGATAGCTCCGATCATTCCTGGGAGTTCAGCCTCAGGATGGTCTCGGGCCATTATTGCCCGGGCCCGGATGTCGTCGTCTGCGAACCCCAGGGGGGCTCCAACCCGAACCATCCGACGACCTACTGGTACGATGTGACACCCACGACGGGCGGCCGTTGCGATGTGCATCTCGAGACGTTTGATCCCAACTCGAATAATTATACCAATTGGGTGCTGCCCAATGGCTGGTTCCACTATATTTTCAACTATGATGGAAAGTATTGGATCTGCATGTCGAATCCGGGATGCGCCCATCCGATCACGACAACAACCAGGCTCCAGTTTGACAATCCGTATGGAGCCCGCTGGGGGATGTGGGTGACCGGCACCTCCGGTGGCTGA
- a CDS encoding T9SS type A sorting domain-containing protein: MPDTSLASAVSDPTPGEAFYLGEGYPLPFTDTIEIHFEVPVESLVKAEIYNIQGRVLAVLIDRRMPVGLHRLIWDGREDSGHRVAPGHYYCRVKIAGASQFRKLVYVR; encoded by the coding sequence GTGCCCGATACGAGTCTGGCGTCGGCGGTCTCTGATCCCACGCCGGGGGAGGCGTTCTATCTGGGCGAGGGGTATCCACTACCCTTCACCGATACCATCGAGATCCATTTCGAGGTGCCGGTGGAATCCCTTGTTAAGGCTGAAATCTACAATATCCAGGGACGGGTTCTGGCCGTTCTAATAGATCGGAGAATGCCGGTGGGTCTTCACAGGCTCATCTGGGATGGCCGGGAGGACTCAGGGCATCGCGTTGCCCCCGGCCACTATTATTGCCGCGTCAAAATAGCCGGCGCGAGTCAATTCCGGAAGCTTGTCTATGTCCGGTAG
- a CDS encoding PAS domain-containing protein, protein MHGSASESRPRLEDGELLWQPFADASPVGFMLCDAELRILYANTTILENLKVIRLSDLTGTSLQQIAPNAAPEGRIEAYNRVIVTGEPITIDDAMRNSKHCLRRHPWESGLRMHGNESFTIIRHFLR, encoded by the coding sequence ATGCATGGGAGTGCTTCCGAATCCCGGCCGCGCCTGGAGGATGGGGAATTGCTTTGGCAACCGTTTGCCGATGCGTCCCCTGTCGGCTTCATGCTTTGCGATGCCGAGCTTCGTATCCTCTACGCCAATACCACGATTCTTGAGAATCTGAAGGTAATCCGTCTATCCGACTTGACCGGCACATCGCTTCAACAGATCGCGCCGAATGCCGCCCCAGAAGGACGGATTGAAGCCTACAACCGGGTGATAGTGACAGGGGAACCGATAACGATTGACGATGCCATGAGGAATTCAAAGCATTGTTTGAGGCGTCACCCCTGGGAATCGGGATTGCGGATGCACGGGAACGAATCCTTTACCATAATCCGGCATTTTCTTCGATGA
- a CDS encoding PAS domain S-box protein: MFEASPLGIGIADARERILYHNPAFSSMMGYTAAEFRRRTLKDLTHPDYLGQQMKLHQELMEGKRESYQFQTKNIHKHGHDVYLSVHVTPLRDQEGKISRLIIMAENITDRLKFEKELRDSNAYLKSIYEGSDIGVFVVDVVGDGEYRYIGISPVHEKLMQLKNEDVAGKSPDDLKFHLGEEIPDYIKNVYNKCVRNKIAIESEFFGIIEGKGDWWLNRVTPLINDEGNVYRLIGTGIIITERKIAEKALQASELKFRNYVNHAPDGIVVMNRIGNIVEINDAAVTITGYTRSDLLKMNIMDFHAEDERKEFQNLFHELLVTGKMNGEVTFRRKNGGLGMAIISAVRLSDDSFLSFISDITEMKRLQNLEARAEKLELAGTIAGQIAHDFNNLLGPIMGYPELIHEELPKDHPAHAYLEIIESAAHKIANINQDLLTMSRRGHYSQEVLDLNLLVKQAAAEMEASYDKVTVETELYDGLMYIKGGSAQINRMLGNLLNNACDAMEGAGKIYLKTENYYADVARVGYSRLPKGEYVKLTVRDSGCGIPNEILQKIFDPFFTTKSADRRRGSGLGLSVVDAVVKDHDGYIDIESMINEGTSFTIYLPITRENIKDDSHEELIGGTESMLIVDDDEIQRKVCGKLLQNLGYQVSAVASGEEAVEFLKNNPQDLVILDMIMPGGLDGAQTFQRLREINPKQRTIIISGFSESEKVRRAQRLGAGAFAGKPLTKRKLAAVVRNELDDSRGLMKD; the protein is encoded by the coding sequence TTGTTTGAGGCGTCACCCCTGGGAATCGGGATTGCGGATGCACGGGAACGAATCCTTTACCATAATCCGGCATTTTCTTCGATGATGGGATACACGGCGGCGGAGTTTCGCCGGCGCACCCTCAAGGATCTCACCCACCCTGACTATCTCGGGCAGCAAATGAAGCTCCATCAGGAGTTGATGGAAGGCAAACGCGAGTCGTATCAGTTCCAAACAAAGAATATTCACAAACATGGGCATGATGTGTACCTCTCTGTCCATGTCACGCCGTTGCGGGATCAGGAAGGGAAAATTAGCCGACTCATAATTATGGCCGAAAATATCACGGATCGCCTGAAATTCGAAAAGGAACTTCGCGATTCGAATGCTTATCTCAAGAGCATCTATGAAGGATCGGATATCGGAGTTTTTGTTGTCGATGTTGTCGGCGATGGTGAGTACAGATATATCGGCATTAGTCCTGTCCATGAAAAGCTAATGCAGCTCAAAAATGAGGATGTCGCCGGAAAGTCACCGGATGATCTAAAATTTCACCTTGGAGAAGAAATCCCAGACTATATCAAAAACGTTTATAATAAATGTGTAAGGAACAAAATTGCCATCGAATCTGAGTTTTTCGGCATCATAGAAGGCAAGGGCGACTGGTGGCTCAATAGGGTGACCCCGCTCATCAATGACGAGGGAAATGTTTACCGGCTTATCGGGACGGGGATTATAATTACCGAACGCAAGATTGCAGAAAAGGCCTTACAGGCAAGCGAACTAAAATTCAGGAACTATGTCAATCATGCTCCCGATGGGATTGTGGTAATGAATAGGATCGGCAATATTGTCGAAATTAATGATGCTGCCGTGACGATCACCGGCTATACACGATCCGATCTACTGAAGATGAATATCATGGATTTTCACGCGGAAGACGAAAGGAAAGAATTCCAAAACCTCTTCCATGAACTGCTTGTGACGGGGAAAATGAACGGCGAGGTGACTTTTCGCCGGAAGAACGGCGGCCTGGGTATGGCGATTATCAGCGCCGTCAGGCTGAGCGATGATAGTTTTCTTAGTTTTATAAGTGACATCACGGAAATGAAACGGCTGCAGAATCTGGAAGCCCGGGCCGAGAAACTCGAATTGGCGGGAACGATCGCCGGTCAGATCGCGCATGATTTCAACAATCTCTTGGGTCCAATAATGGGTTACCCGGAACTCATCCATGAGGAATTGCCGAAGGATCACCCCGCCCACGCATATCTTGAGATCATTGAATCCGCCGCGCATAAAATCGCCAATATCAATCAAGATCTTCTGACGATGAGCCGGCGGGGGCATTATAGCCAGGAAGTGCTGGATCTAAATCTGTTGGTTAAGCAGGCGGCTGCTGAAATGGAAGCATCTTACGACAAAGTAACCGTGGAAACCGAACTTTATGATGGATTGATGTATATTAAGGGTGGCAGTGCACAAATCAATCGCATGCTCGGCAATCTTCTAAATAATGCCTGCGATGCCATGGAGGGTGCTGGCAAGATATACCTCAAGACGGAAAATTACTATGCTGATGTAGCAAGAGTTGGATATTCACGTCTGCCGAAAGGTGAGTACGTCAAATTAACAGTCAGAGACAGCGGATGTGGGATTCCAAATGAGATTCTTCAGAAGATATTTGACCCTTTCTTCACAACCAAATCGGCTGATAGAAGGCGGGGTTCAGGATTGGGACTCAGCGTGGTCGATGCCGTGGTTAAGGATCATGACGGATATATTGATATCGAGAGCATGATCAATGAGGGAACATCCTTCACCATTTATTTGCCGATTACGAGGGAGAATATAAAAGATGATTCTCACGAGGAATTGATCGGAGGCACGGAATCGATGCTGATCGTCGATGACGACGAGATCCAACGAAAAGTGTGCGGCAAACTGTTACAGAATTTGGGCTACCAGGTCAGCGCTGTTGCGAGCGGTGAGGAAGCTGTTGAATTTCTCAAAAATAACCCGCAGGACCTGGTCATTCTAGACATGATTATGCCCGGAGGGTTGGATGGCGCCCAAACATTTCAGCGGCTGCGAGAGATCAATCCGAAACAGCGGACGATTATTATTTCGGGATTTTCAGAATCGGAAAAAGTCCGCAGAGCCCAGCGCCTGGGCGCCGGCGCTTTTGCCGGCAAACCGCTGACAAAGCGAAAATTGGCCGCCGTTGTCAGGAACGAACTCGATGACAGTCGTGGTTTAATGAAGGATTGA
- a CDS encoding SH3 domain-containing protein has protein sequence MRRKISVICVLLLLTEGLSPLAVFAQDDTDLLGTAEVTARSLNIRSGPSTSDAVIHSAPQGTVVIVLAVRDGWAQVRLVDGATGWCASKYLKSLAPPQPTEPPPPITTPPVTPPMIEVGVDNSSGASGGSALGKIFKWGCLLGGVALGGLAYTEWSKGNDAYDEYKVLFNDGDLTAADEKFAEAEDFDSTAQMYAIAGGACLGLFILQQFVLGRGEKNDASARRTFDNPSLTYNATQRSVRLELIHVNL, from the coding sequence ATGCGTAGGAAGATATCCGTCATTTGTGTGCTACTCCTCCTAACAGAAGGCCTGTCTCCGCTCGCGGTCTTTGCTCAAGATGATACCGATCTCCTCGGCACCGCTGAGGTTACAGCCCGCAGCCTCAACATCCGCAGCGGTCCCAGCACCAGCGATGCGGTGATTCATTCGGCTCCCCAGGGAACGGTCGTCATCGTGCTTGCGGTGCGGGACGGATGGGCGCAAGTCCGTCTTGTGGATGGCGCCACCGGCTGGTGCGCTTCAAAGTATCTAAAGAGTCTCGCACCACCGCAACCTACGGAACCTCCTCCCCCGATCACGACCCCGCCGGTAACCCCGCCGATGATCGAAGTCGGCGTTGATAACTCATCCGGCGCATCCGGCGGATCGGCTTTGGGAAAGATCTTTAAGTGGGGATGTCTCCTCGGTGGCGTCGCATTGGGCGGTTTGGCCTATACCGAATGGTCGAAGGGTAACGATGCCTACGATGAGTATAAGGTTCTCTTTAACGATGGCGATCTTACGGCCGCCGATGAGAAATTTGCCGAGGCGGAGGATTTCGATAGCACCGCGCAGATGTATGCCATTGCCGGCGGAGCTTGTCTGGGCTTGTTCATCCTGCAGCAGTTCGTGCTGGGCCGCGGAGAAAAGAACGACGCCTCCGCCCGCCGAACCTTTGACAATCCGTCGTTGACGTACAATGCCACTCAGCGCTCTGTCCGGCTTGAGCTGATTCATGTGAATTTATGA